The following are from one region of the Arthrobacter sp. TMP15 genome:
- a CDS encoding GNAT family N-acetyltransferase, whose protein sequence is MTIKEQYLSAYDDQLRTDAETPSASNVMIEGPLRLVTFAGGRGFVTYQDLADADAPAISALVTKALQYFEADPVVNRVEWKSRGHDKAPGLHEALLARGFVAENPESIMIGPLAALAADAALPSGVTLRKITSDADVRAMSAMADEAFGESVDTRAADALLSRLGRKDGMELWVAEAEGRMVSAGRLEPVPGTDFVGIWGGATLEPYRRRGIYRALTTARARSALAMGKKFVHSDSTEYSRPILERSGLVKVSTTTPYNWKR, encoded by the coding sequence ATGACAATTAAAGAGCAGTACCTCAGTGCCTATGACGATCAACTTCGGACGGACGCAGAAACCCCCAGCGCCAGCAACGTGATGATTGAGGGTCCACTGCGGCTTGTCACTTTCGCTGGTGGGCGCGGCTTTGTCACCTATCAAGACCTTGCCGACGCAGATGCCCCAGCGATCAGCGCACTTGTCACGAAAGCGTTGCAATATTTCGAAGCAGATCCGGTAGTCAACCGCGTGGAATGGAAGTCTCGCGGTCATGATAAAGCGCCCGGCTTACACGAGGCACTGCTGGCTCGTGGGTTTGTTGCCGAGAATCCGGAGTCCATCATGATCGGGCCCCTTGCCGCCTTGGCCGCGGATGCTGCGTTGCCCAGCGGCGTGACACTACGAAAAATCACTTCCGACGCGGATGTGCGCGCCATGAGCGCCATGGCCGATGAGGCATTTGGCGAATCCGTTGACACGCGTGCCGCTGACGCTCTTCTATCCCGTCTGGGTCGCAAGGACGGTATGGAGCTCTGGGTGGCTGAAGCTGAGGGACGCATGGTCAGCGCCGGCCGGTTGGAACCTGTCCCCGGCACCGATTTTGTCGGTATTTGGGGCGGGGCCACCCTCGAGCCCTACCGCCGCCGAGGCATATACCGCGCCTTGACCACCGCTCGAGCCCGTTCGGCACTGGCTATGGGCAAAAAATTCGTGCACAGCGATTCCACGGAATACTCGCGTCCCATCCTCGAGCGCTCCGGCCTGGTCAAGGTATCCACAACCACCCCATATAACTGGAAACGCTGA
- the thiL gene encoding thiamine-phosphate kinase produces MTLTVANLSESELLARIFPRLHAGSSMVLGPGDDAAIISAPDGRIVISIDTQVQDKDFRLLWPNGSTSSGFDVGWKAAAQNLSDINAMGAVATAMVISLTLPGGTPVSWVEHLAEGLSAAILALGAPGCSVAGGDLSGGNELVVTVAVTGSMEGLSPVLRSGAGLGDQVAICGNMGFSAAGWALHESTLNPAQYSPALIAAAELFARPQPPLAAGPAAASAGATAMMDISDGLLRDATRMANASNVSVNLNGNVLKKFAQKLDECALALGADPLQWVLTGGEDHGLLSTFPAGATLPPGFVGIGSIVSIDATKPVVTIDGRNFKSAVEGALGWDHFAV; encoded by the coding sequence ATGACTCTCACCGTGGCCAACCTCTCCGAGTCCGAGCTCCTGGCTCGGATTTTTCCACGCCTGCACGCCGGCAGTTCCATGGTGCTGGGGCCCGGGGATGACGCCGCCATCATCTCCGCGCCAGACGGCCGCATAGTCATCTCCATCGACACCCAGGTCCAGGATAAAGATTTTCGTCTTCTCTGGCCCAATGGCAGCACTTCCAGCGGATTCGATGTTGGGTGGAAGGCTGCCGCGCAAAACCTCAGCGACATCAACGCTATGGGTGCAGTTGCCACGGCCATGGTTATCAGCCTCACCCTGCCAGGCGGCACTCCGGTCAGCTGGGTGGAGCACTTGGCGGAGGGTTTGAGCGCGGCGATCCTAGCCCTTGGTGCACCGGGGTGTTCGGTGGCTGGAGGAGACCTTTCAGGCGGCAACGAATTGGTGGTAACAGTGGCAGTGACTGGCTCAATGGAGGGCCTTTCCCCGGTCCTGCGAAGTGGAGCTGGGCTAGGAGACCAAGTAGCAATCTGCGGCAATATGGGGTTTTCGGCAGCCGGCTGGGCCCTGCATGAAAGTACTCTGAACCCTGCTCAATACAGTCCGGCACTGATTGCTGCCGCTGAACTTTTTGCCCGGCCCCAACCTCCGTTGGCTGCCGGGCCCGCTGCAGCATCAGCCGGTGCCACGGCCATGATGGACATCTCCGATGGCCTCCTGCGTGACGCCACACGGATGGCCAACGCCAGCAACGTTAGCGTGAACTTGAACGGCAACGTATTGAAAAAGTTTGCACAAAAATTAGATGAATGTGCGCTGGCATTGGGAGCAGATCCGCTGCAGTGGGTGTTGACAGGGGGCGAAGACCACGGATTGTTATCCACATTCCCTGCCGGTGCAACACTCCCGCCAGGCTTCGTTGGGATAGGCTCTATAGTGTCCATCGACGCCACCAAACCGGTAGTGACTATTGACGGACGGAACTTCAAAAGCGCCGTGGAAGGCGCTCTGGGATGGGATCATTTTGCAGTCTAA
- the hutU gene encoding urocanate hydratase, whose protein sequence is MATMHDPSRSISAARGTELSAKSWQTEAPLRMLMNNLDPEVAERPEDLVVYGGTGRAARSWEAYDAIVATLKTLEDDETLLVQSGKPVGVFRTNVWAPRVLLANSNLVGDWATWPEFRKLEAEGLMMYGQMTAGSWIYIGTQGILQGTFETFAAIAEKRFGGTLAGTLTLTGGCGGMGGAQPLAVTLNGGVCLIVDVSAERLQRRVGKRYLDELAPSLDAALERVLEAKAARTPLSVGVVGNAAEIFPEILRRHQAGEFIVDIVTDQTSAHDPLSYLPTEFSVEEWAPESAADAEGFTKKSQNSMARHVQAMVEFQDAGAEVFDYGNSIRDEARKGGYNRAFDFPGFVPAYIRPLFCEGMGPFRWVALSGDPEDIRVTDEALKELFPENGHLHRWLDAAAEHVEFEGLPARICWLGYGERAKAGVMFNQLVADGKVSAPIVIGRDHLDSGSVASPYRETESMKDGSDAIADWPLLNAMLNTASGATWVSIHHGGGVGIGRSIHAGQVSVADGTPLAAEKLERLLTNDPGMGVIRHADAGYERALEVAAERGVRVPMQEQ, encoded by the coding sequence ATGGCAACGATGCATGACCCATCCCGCTCCATCAGCGCAGCACGCGGCACCGAACTCTCCGCCAAATCGTGGCAAACCGAGGCGCCCCTGCGTATGCTCATGAACAATCTGGATCCTGAAGTTGCCGAACGTCCTGAGGATCTTGTGGTCTACGGCGGGACCGGCCGCGCCGCCCGCTCCTGGGAGGCGTATGACGCCATCGTTGCCACCTTGAAGACGCTCGAAGACGATGAGACGCTTCTGGTGCAGTCGGGCAAACCCGTGGGTGTGTTCCGCACCAATGTGTGGGCGCCCAGGGTGCTGCTGGCCAACTCCAACCTGGTGGGGGATTGGGCCACGTGGCCGGAATTCCGCAAGCTGGAGGCCGAGGGCCTGATGATGTACGGGCAGATGACGGCCGGCTCATGGATTTACATTGGCACCCAAGGGATTCTGCAGGGCACCTTTGAAACGTTCGCGGCCATTGCCGAGAAGCGCTTTGGTGGCACGCTGGCTGGAACGCTGACCCTGACCGGCGGTTGCGGTGGCATGGGCGGAGCTCAGCCGCTGGCCGTGACACTCAACGGCGGCGTCTGCTTGATTGTGGATGTCTCCGCTGAGCGTCTCCAACGCCGCGTGGGCAAGCGCTACCTGGATGAGCTGGCTCCTTCCTTGGATGCGGCCCTTGAGCGTGTTCTTGAAGCCAAGGCTGCTAGGACCCCGCTGTCCGTGGGCGTGGTGGGCAACGCCGCCGAGATCTTCCCGGAAATTCTGCGCCGCCATCAGGCGGGGGAGTTCATCGTTGACATTGTCACCGACCAGACCAGCGCGCACGATCCGCTCTCCTACCTGCCCACCGAATTCTCCGTGGAGGAATGGGCTCCGGAGTCCGCGGCCGACGCCGAAGGGTTCACCAAAAAGTCCCAGAACTCCATGGCCCGGCACGTCCAGGCCATGGTGGAATTCCAGGACGCCGGCGCTGAAGTGTTTGATTACGGCAACTCGATCCGCGATGAAGCACGCAAGGGCGGGTACAACCGGGCCTTTGATTTCCCCGGCTTTGTGCCGGCGTACATTCGCCCACTGTTTTGCGAGGGTATGGGTCCGTTTCGCTGGGTTGCCCTCTCCGGAGATCCCGAGGACATCCGCGTGACGGATGAGGCGCTAAAGGAATTGTTCCCGGAAAACGGCCACCTGCACCGCTGGCTTGACGCCGCCGCTGAGCATGTTGAATTTGAAGGCTTGCCGGCGCGTATTTGCTGGTTGGGCTACGGCGAACGGGCCAAGGCCGGTGTCATGTTCAACCAGCTGGTAGCGGACGGTAAGGTCTCAGCGCCGATCGTGATTGGCCGGGACCACCTTGACTCCGGTTCAGTGGCCTCACCATACCGCGAGACCGAATCCATGAAGGACGGCTCCGACGCCATTGCCGACTGGCCGTTGCTAAACGCCATGCTCAACACCGCCTCCGGCGCCACCTGGGTTTCCATCCATCACGGCGGTGGCGTGGGTATTGGTCGCTCCATCCACGCCGGTCAGGTCTCCGTTGCCGACGGCACACCGCTGGCTGCGGAAAAGCTGGAACGCCTGCTGACCAATGATCCCGGCATGGGCGTGATTCGCCACGCCGACGCCGGATACGAGCGTGCGCTGGAGGTTGCCGCCGAGCGCGGTGTCCGCGTCCCCATGCAGGAGCAGTAA
- a CDS encoding ATP-dependent DNA helicase RecG: MSSTDPGVPESGAAKPGNPYSDLLLELGRLVGATTAKQVAKGLDITTVGQMLHQFPRRYIARGDLTDLDQLQVDEEATILARVVDLRTRYMQTRKGTISDVVITDNSGRPSSLVISFFNGFKAKQELKPGVLAMFSGKVGSYGGHKVLTNPGYVLLADDELAEHEVEIHASKPVPLYPATAKFPSWKTEHVIKVLLPILDFAMIPDPVPKHIAAREKLMPLAEAYDEIHIPSSMDTWPRARKRFRFQEALALQTALAQKRAEATRLDATSRAAVSGGLLDAFDAQLPYTLTGGQREIGALVATEIAAGHPMHRLLQGEVGSGKTVIALRAMLQVIDAGGQAAFLAPTEVLAAQHLHSISALLGALGAGTLIGGQHATKVTLLTGSMPAAAKKKALLAAASGEAGIVIGTHALLSDIVQFADLGLIVVDEQHRFGVEQRDALRAKALKPPHVLVMTATPIPRTVAMTVFGDLEVSELTELPAGRAPILTHVSPLSEHPGWEPRVWSRTREEIDAGHQVYVVCPKIGEAPDDDDVPPAEGDTRPMAGVLDVVQYLRRVPVLAGTRIEVLHGRLDSADKQGTMAAFARGEIDVLVATTVIEVGVDVHNATLMVILDADRFGISQLHQLRGRVGRGGLKGTCLLVTSLEKDHPSRKRLDAVAATTDGFVLAKQDLEMRREGDILGARQSGGGSGLRMLSVLRDEDLIERARQDATEIISKDPELAFHPALKLEIEMYLTEKNEAFLERG, from the coding sequence ATGAGTTCTACTGATCCGGGCGTTCCAGAATCAGGGGCAGCAAAACCGGGCAACCCGTATTCAGATCTTCTCTTGGAGCTGGGTCGGCTGGTGGGTGCCACCACCGCTAAGCAGGTAGCCAAGGGGCTGGACATCACCACTGTGGGGCAGATGCTCCACCAGTTTCCGCGACGCTATATTGCCCGCGGAGATCTGACAGATCTTGACCAGCTGCAGGTGGATGAAGAGGCCACGATCCTTGCCCGGGTGGTGGATTTGCGGACCCGTTACATGCAAACCCGCAAGGGCACCATTAGCGATGTGGTTATCACCGACAACTCCGGCCGGCCCTCCTCCCTGGTCATCAGTTTCTTCAACGGGTTCAAGGCCAAACAGGAATTGAAGCCAGGGGTGCTGGCAATGTTCTCAGGCAAAGTGGGCAGCTACGGTGGACACAAGGTGCTGACCAATCCCGGGTATGTTTTGCTGGCCGATGATGAACTGGCCGAACACGAAGTGGAAATACACGCCTCCAAACCCGTGCCGCTCTACCCAGCCACCGCCAAATTCCCCAGTTGGAAAACAGAACACGTCATTAAAGTGCTCCTACCCATCTTGGACTTTGCCATGATCCCGGACCCTGTGCCCAAGCACATCGCGGCACGAGAAAAACTCATGCCGCTGGCAGAGGCCTACGATGAAATTCACATCCCCTCAAGCATGGATACCTGGCCGCGTGCCCGTAAGCGCTTCCGTTTTCAAGAAGCGTTGGCGTTGCAAACCGCTTTGGCACAAAAGCGAGCTGAGGCGACTCGCTTGGACGCCACCTCACGAGCTGCTGTCAGCGGCGGCCTGTTGGATGCCTTCGACGCGCAGTTACCCTACACACTCACGGGGGGCCAGAGGGAAATTGGTGCTTTGGTTGCCACTGAGATTGCCGCCGGCCACCCCATGCATAGGCTGCTGCAGGGGGAGGTTGGTTCAGGTAAAACCGTGATTGCTTTGCGCGCCATGCTCCAAGTGATCGACGCCGGAGGTCAAGCCGCATTCTTGGCCCCAACTGAGGTTCTGGCCGCCCAACACCTGCACTCCATCTCGGCTTTGCTGGGCGCTTTGGGGGCGGGGACGCTTATTGGCGGGCAGCACGCTACAAAGGTGACATTGTTGACGGGATCCATGCCTGCTGCCGCTAAGAAGAAAGCTCTCTTGGCTGCAGCCTCGGGAGAGGCCGGCATTGTGATTGGCACGCATGCGCTGCTTTCAGACATCGTGCAGTTTGCTGACCTTGGCTTGATAGTGGTGGATGAACAGCACCGCTTCGGTGTGGAGCAGCGTGACGCCCTCCGTGCAAAAGCTCTGAAACCTCCGCATGTATTGGTTATGACGGCCACCCCCATCCCCCGAACTGTTGCTATGACGGTGTTTGGAGATCTTGAGGTCTCCGAGTTGACCGAGCTTCCTGCCGGCCGGGCACCCATTCTTACGCATGTCTCACCGCTGTCTGAGCATCCCGGCTGGGAACCCCGGGTTTGGTCGCGAACGCGGGAAGAGATCGACGCCGGCCACCAGGTCTATGTTGTGTGCCCCAAGATTGGGGAGGCTCCGGACGACGACGATGTGCCCCCCGCTGAGGGTGACACACGCCCCATGGCCGGGGTGCTAGATGTTGTGCAGTATTTACGCCGGGTACCGGTACTGGCGGGAACCCGCATTGAGGTCCTGCACGGGCGTTTGGATTCCGCTGATAAACAGGGAACCATGGCTGCGTTTGCCAGGGGCGAGATAGACGTGCTGGTGGCCACCACCGTGATCGAGGTTGGCGTGGACGTCCACAACGCCACGCTGATGGTAATTCTCGATGCTGACAGGTTTGGCATCTCGCAGCTGCATCAGTTACGCGGACGCGTGGGACGTGGCGGGTTGAAGGGTACATGCCTGCTGGTGACCAGCCTGGAAAAGGATCATCCCAGCCGCAAACGTTTGGACGCGGTGGCAGCAACCACAGATGGTTTTGTGCTGGCAAAACAAGATCTAGAAATGCGCCGTGAAGGTGACATTTTGGGGGCCAGACAATCAGGTGGGGGTTCTGGATTGCGTATGCTCAGTGTGCTGCGGGATGAGGATTTGATCGAGCGTGCCCGTCAGGATGCCACTGAAATTATCAGTAAGGACCCCGAACTGGCGTTTCACCCGGCTTTAAAGCTGGAAATTGAGATGTATTTGACCGAGAAAAATGAGGCATTCCTTGAACGTGGCTAG
- the coaD gene encoding pantetheine-phosphate adenylyltransferase: MRRAVCPGSFDPIHKGHIEVIARAAGLFDEVIVAISTNYNKTYRFTLNERLDMAKNTFSAISGILVEPMGEGLLSDYCHARGVSAIVKGLRSSSDFDYELPMATMNRQLSGVETVFLPGDSRYLHLSSTLIKEVHTLGGDVSEYVPRAVLRRIQGAAGPDTRPVTTLRTQD; encoded by the coding sequence ATGCGACGTGCCGTATGCCCCGGATCCTTTGACCCCATCCACAAGGGCCACATCGAGGTGATTGCCCGTGCGGCCGGACTTTTTGACGAAGTCATTGTTGCCATCTCCACCAATTACAACAAAACCTACCGGTTCACGCTCAATGAACGTCTGGACATGGCCAAGAATACGTTCTCAGCGATCTCAGGGATCCTTGTGGAGCCGATGGGGGAGGGCCTGCTTTCCGACTACTGTCATGCGCGCGGGGTCTCGGCCATTGTAAAAGGCCTGCGCTCCTCCTCAGACTTTGACTACGAGTTGCCCATGGCAACGATGAACCGCCAGCTCTCAGGCGTGGAAACTGTTTTTCTGCCAGGGGATAGCCGCTACCTGCATTTGTCCTCCACCTTGATCAAGGAAGTCCACACTTTGGGCGGTGACGTCTCCGAGTACGTCCCGCGTGCCGTGCTGCGTCGAATTCAAGGCGCCGCGGGCCCGGACACCCGACCTGTGACAACGCTCCGAACGCAAGACTAG
- a CDS encoding aminotransferase class I/II-fold pyridoxal phosphate-dependent enzyme: MISPWQRTAQGANLMGPDGSLGVTIFEEITTLAAQHQAINLGQGFPDEDGPAELRRIAQEAIASGHNQYAPGKGILDLRRAVAEHQERFYGITLDPEQEIIISTGATEAIASAVLALTGPGDEVLTFEPFYDSYGAMIGLSGATHTTAALLAPNFMPDLAVLENSFSPRTKMVILNNPHNPTGAMFPEEVLSEVVRLAVKYDAVILTDEVYEHLTFGPRHIPVATLPGAAQRTLTISSAGKTFSFTGWKIGWLSGPAELVAAARTVKQFLTYSSGTPFQSAIAAGLRMDKSYFTDAAATLARKRDVLGAGLRAAGFDVYLPQGTYFINADTQRMGVNDATELARRLPELIGVAAIPVPVFCHPEGAQRTRSLLRFAFCKKESLLEEAAERLSTLQAKI, from the coding sequence ATGATCTCGCCCTGGCAGCGCACAGCCCAAGGTGCCAACTTAATGGGCCCGGACGGCTCCTTAGGCGTCACAATTTTTGAGGAAATCACCACTTTGGCGGCCCAACACCAGGCCATCAACTTAGGTCAGGGATTTCCTGATGAGGACGGCCCGGCAGAACTGCGCCGGATTGCCCAAGAAGCCATCGCCTCCGGTCACAACCAGTACGCTCCCGGGAAAGGCATTCTGGATCTGCGTCGCGCCGTCGCGGAGCACCAAGAGCGTTTTTACGGCATCACGCTGGATCCTGAGCAGGAAATCATTATTTCCACTGGCGCCACGGAAGCCATCGCCTCCGCAGTTCTGGCGTTGACCGGTCCAGGTGACGAGGTCCTCACCTTTGAGCCTTTCTATGATTCCTATGGCGCCATGATTGGGCTCAGCGGAGCCACTCACACCACTGCTGCCCTCCTTGCACCGAATTTCATGCCTGATCTGGCCGTCTTGGAAAACAGTTTCAGTCCCCGCACCAAAATGGTCATCCTGAACAATCCGCATAATCCCACCGGGGCCATGTTTCCGGAGGAAGTTCTCAGTGAAGTGGTGCGTTTAGCTGTTAAGTACGACGCCGTGATCCTCACCGATGAGGTCTATGAGCACCTGACCTTTGGTCCCCGGCACATACCCGTGGCCACGTTGCCGGGTGCGGCCCAACGAACGCTCACCATTTCCTCCGCCGGCAAGACTTTTTCCTTCACCGGCTGGAAGATTGGTTGGCTCTCCGGGCCAGCCGAGTTGGTTGCCGCCGCCCGCACCGTTAAGCAGTTCCTGACTTACTCTTCCGGCACGCCTTTCCAAAGTGCCATTGCTGCTGGTCTGCGCATGGATAAAAGCTATTTCACCGACGCGGCCGCCACGTTGGCCCGCAAACGCGACGTTCTCGGTGCGGGACTGCGCGCGGCCGGGTTCGATGTGTACCTGCCACAAGGGACCTACTTCATCAATGCGGATACCCAAAGAATGGGTGTCAACGACGCCACCGAGCTGGCCCGACGACTGCCCGAACTCATCGGCGTGGCAGCGATCCCGGTTCCGGTGTTTTGCCACCCCGAGGGCGCCCAGCGCACGCGCTCACTGTTGCGCTTCGCCTTTTGCAAGAAAGAATCACTATTGGAAGAAGCTGCCGAACGCCTCAGTACCTTGCAGGCAAAAATCTGA
- a CDS encoding DAK2 domain-containing protein — protein MQSKIAATAPVVRRWLAMAEQTLANHSDRLNAINIYPVADADTGTNLYQTVRAAAQAVSELAPSDVGVTMAVAGRAAMEQARGNSGTLLSVSLVAMAEPLIGAQRLSGPLMAAALHRAQIRAWSALSEPMPGTMLSVLEAASRGANSVEGAHNGDESNHALAQTIDAAVIAAREAVVLTESQLGVLSDARVVDAGGVGLLLILDCLRSVIMGEPLQEDLMDGLSGYKVQDPNIALSMPEQEGVEVMCTITLSPLAAAGLRMELGDLGDSVIMSAVSEEADDMGAYPWRLHVHVPSAAVALEAIRAVGDPSNVSISTLSARAPEDAHEFY, from the coding sequence TTGCAGTCTAAGATCGCCGCAACTGCGCCCGTAGTTCGCCGATGGTTGGCGATGGCCGAGCAAACGTTGGCTAATCATAGCGACCGCCTCAATGCTATTAATATCTACCCGGTGGCCGACGCCGACACCGGCACTAACCTGTACCAAACGGTCCGGGCGGCGGCCCAAGCAGTCTCTGAGTTAGCACCCTCGGATGTGGGGGTCACCATGGCTGTTGCCGGGCGAGCCGCGATGGAGCAGGCTCGAGGAAATTCTGGGACACTACTCTCAGTTTCTCTTGTTGCCATGGCTGAGCCGCTCATTGGTGCCCAACGGCTCAGCGGGCCATTGATGGCAGCTGCCTTGCACCGAGCTCAAATACGTGCCTGGAGTGCTTTGAGTGAACCAATGCCAGGCACTATGCTCTCTGTCTTGGAGGCAGCATCCAGAGGTGCAAACTCAGTAGAGGGCGCCCATAACGGCGATGAATCTAACCACGCTCTGGCGCAGACTATTGACGCTGCGGTCATAGCCGCCAGAGAAGCGGTAGTGCTCACCGAGTCCCAGTTAGGAGTGCTCAGCGATGCTCGCGTAGTGGATGCTGGTGGAGTGGGGCTGCTGCTCATCTTGGACTGTTTGCGGTCCGTAATTATGGGTGAGCCGCTGCAAGAAGACCTGATGGACGGCCTCTCAGGCTACAAAGTCCAAGATCCTAACATTGCTCTGTCCATGCCGGAACAAGAAGGTGTTGAAGTCATGTGCACCATTACGTTAAGCCCGTTGGCGGCAGCAGGACTGCGCATGGAGCTTGGCGATCTAGGTGATTCGGTGATCATGAGCGCAGTCTCTGAAGAAGCTGATGACATGGGAGCCTACCCGTGGCGCCTACACGTTCATGTCCCTTCGGCTGCTGTGGCTTTGGAAGCTATCCGGGCTGTGGGTGATCCAAGCAATGTGAGTATCTCAACGCTATCGGCCCGTGCTCCTGAGGATGCCCATGAGTTCTACTGA
- a CDS encoding fused MFS/spermidine synthase produces MKTSSRFLRTSGVHATIEPDPWHANALVLSIDGAEQSHVNMAAPQEVFYEYLRRIANAIDLFKPAGESITALHLGAGALTLARYIQATRPGSTQHAVELERELLDFVLEQLPLPAGTDLTTHIGDAREELAQLPPELKFDVVILDIFSGPEAPAHLACADFYREAATRLTPDGILAVNVGDEPGFTLVTSQTKALQATMNNVAAYGTSMLFSRRYPGNIILLGTNGAWPTGWAESLVAAGPHPATLLSGVELDELTG; encoded by the coding sequence ATGAAAACCAGTAGCCGCTTTCTGCGGACCAGTGGCGTGCACGCCACGATTGAGCCCGATCCTTGGCACGCCAACGCCCTGGTGTTGAGCATCGATGGTGCGGAGCAGTCACATGTAAACATGGCCGCTCCGCAGGAGGTTTTCTATGAATACCTGCGCCGGATCGCCAATGCTATTGACCTGTTCAAGCCAGCCGGCGAATCGATCACGGCACTGCACTTGGGTGCTGGGGCCTTGACTTTGGCGCGATATATCCAGGCCACCCGGCCGGGGTCCACTCAGCATGCTGTGGAGTTGGAACGCGAATTGCTTGACTTCGTTTTAGAGCAGTTGCCTCTGCCTGCAGGAACCGACCTGACAACTCATATTGGTGACGCCCGTGAAGAGTTGGCGCAGCTGCCACCGGAGCTGAAGTTCGACGTCGTCATTTTGGACATTTTTAGCGGCCCCGAAGCACCAGCGCATCTGGCCTGCGCAGACTTCTATCGCGAAGCTGCAACCAGGCTGACTCCGGATGGAATACTGGCTGTCAATGTTGGCGACGAACCCGGATTCACGTTGGTGACCAGCCAAACGAAGGCGTTGCAGGCCACCATGAACAATGTGGCTGCTTATGGGACAAGCATGCTTTTTAGTCGGCGTTATCCCGGAAATATCATCCTGCTGGGCACAAATGGAGCGTGGCCAACCGGTTGGGCGGAGTCACTCGTAGCGGCCGGCCCACACCCAGCCACATTGCTCAGCGGTGTGGAACTGGACGAGCTAACAGGCTAG
- the rsmD gene encoding 16S rRNA (guanine(966)-N(2))-methyltransferase RsmD has product MSRIVAGAAGGSPLVSVPGEGTRPTTDRVKEALFSRLESMNMLSGTRVLDLYAGAGSLGVESASRGASSVELVEFNDKAAAVCQRNAELVNKVVGAKVVTVKRAKVESFLERAALAGVDQWDLVFMDPPYPLTETELQLVLGLLGPRLSAFAVVVVERSARTPEPSWPPLMERFAEKKYGETRLWFAEPAQLR; this is encoded by the coding sequence ATGAGCCGGATCGTTGCCGGAGCAGCTGGCGGATCTCCGCTGGTTTCGGTGCCAGGAGAAGGCACCCGTCCCACGACGGACCGGGTCAAGGAAGCACTGTTCTCAAGACTTGAATCGATGAATATGCTCTCAGGCACTAGGGTGCTTGACCTGTACGCGGGCGCTGGCTCTCTAGGAGTTGAAAGTGCCAGCCGCGGTGCAAGCTCGGTTGAGCTTGTTGAGTTCAACGACAAAGCCGCTGCCGTGTGCCAACGCAATGCCGAACTGGTCAACAAAGTAGTTGGCGCCAAAGTTGTCACAGTGAAACGGGCCAAAGTGGAATCATTTCTGGAGCGCGCAGCCTTGGCCGGCGTGGATCAGTGGGATTTGGTGTTCATGGATCCGCCGTATCCGTTGACCGAAACTGAACTCCAGCTGGTCTTAGGGCTGCTGGGGCCACGCCTGAGTGCATTCGCCGTGGTGGTTGTTGAGCGTTCCGCCCGGACACCCGAACCTTCATGGCCGCCGCTGATGGAGCGATTTGCGGAGAAGAAGTACGGGGAAACCCGGCTATGGTTTGCTGAGCCTGCGCAACTCCGGTGA